The bacterium genome window below encodes:
- a CDS encoding 2-oxoacid:acceptor oxidoreductase subunit alpha yields MGEGIRDELTEQIINDLTIQAATVNGSGSQTANLVLTRAIFHMGIPVAPKNVFPSNIEGLPTWYQLRVTPEGHMARSDKVDILVAFNVATWREDLKTVRRGGVVIHEEAFSTADVRSDVVYYPVPFAKLAKSKIQSDTLRKQLANMIYVGVVGGLLGIPWEALEHAVRRQFLSKPKAVQVNLDAIKIGLDHWQDNFSKQDPYRLEPMTGAVDGRVLVEGNQAAAIGALMGGVTVVAWYPITPSSSLCENLIAYADRFRIDPKTGERRISVVQAEDELAAVGMAIGAGWAGARAMTSTSGPGISLMAEFAGLAYYAEVPVVIFDIQRIGPSTGLPTRTSQADVGFAFTLSHGDTKHIVLLPGTVEECYEFARDAFDHADRFQTPVFVLSDLDLGMNLWMTPEFKYPDKPFDRGKVLSKADLERLAGDWGRYRDVDGDGVPYRTLPGTDHPAAGYFTRGSGHDEFARYTESAEVYQQNMDRLALKLETARAALPSPVVDETARSAVGLIAFGSTHAAVVEARESLAAANRPVDYLRLRALPLASEVVEFVSRHERVYVVEQNRDGQVYDLVRLAVPAHLVDRVKSIRHYNGQPIPAAAITQPLLESEAVPA; encoded by the coding sequence TTGGGAGAGGGCATTAGAGACGAATTGACCGAGCAGATCATCAACGACCTCACCATCCAGGCCGCCACCGTCAACGGTTCCGGAAGCCAGACGGCGAACCTGGTGTTGACTCGGGCGATCTTTCACATGGGGATCCCCGTCGCGCCCAAGAACGTCTTTCCCTCGAACATCGAAGGCCTGCCCACCTGGTACCAGCTTCGGGTGACGCCGGAAGGGCACATGGCCCGCTCGGACAAGGTCGACATCTTGGTCGCCTTCAACGTCGCGACCTGGCGCGAGGACCTGAAGACGGTGCGTCGCGGCGGCGTCGTCATCCACGAGGAGGCTTTCTCCACGGCTGACGTCCGCTCCGACGTCGTCTACTACCCGGTGCCGTTCGCCAAGCTGGCCAAGTCGAAGATCCAAAGCGACACCCTGCGCAAGCAGCTCGCCAACATGATCTACGTTGGTGTGGTCGGAGGGCTGCTCGGCATCCCATGGGAGGCGCTCGAGCACGCCGTCAGGCGTCAGTTCCTGTCCAAGCCGAAAGCCGTCCAGGTGAACCTCGACGCGATCAAGATCGGGCTCGACCACTGGCAGGACAACTTCTCCAAGCAGGACCCGTACCGGCTCGAGCCGATGACCGGCGCCGTCGACGGGAGGGTCCTTGTCGAGGGCAACCAGGCGGCCGCGATCGGGGCCCTGATGGGTGGCGTCACCGTCGTGGCGTGGTATCCGATCACCCCGTCGTCCTCGTTGTGCGAGAACCTCATCGCGTACGCCGACCGCTTCCGGATCGACCCCAAGACGGGCGAGCGGCGCATCTCGGTCGTACAGGCGGAAGACGAGCTGGCGGCGGTTGGGATGGCGATCGGCGCGGGCTGGGCGGGCGCGCGCGCAATGACCTCCACGTCGGGCCCCGGCATCTCGCTGATGGCGGAGTTCGCCGGCCTGGCGTACTACGCCGAGGTGCCCGTCGTGATCTTCGACATCCAGCGGATCGGGCCGTCGACCGGCCTACCGACCCGCACCTCGCAGGCGGATGTCGGCTTCGCCTTCACGCTTTCGCACGGCGACACCAAGCACATCGTGTTGCTGCCCGGGACGGTGGAAGAGTGCTACGAGTTCGCTCGGGACGCGTTCGACCACGCCGACCGGTTCCAGACGCCGGTGTTCGTCCTTTCCGACCTCGACCTGGGCATGAACCTGTGGATGACGCCGGAGTTCAAGTACCCGGACAAGCCGTTCGACCGCGGCAAGGTCCTCTCCAAAGCCGACCTCGAGCGCCTCGCCGGCGACTGGGGTCGCTACCGGGACGTCGACGGCGACGGCGTGCCATACCGCACGCTGCCGGGGACCGATCACCCCGCGGCCGGCTACTTCACGCGCGGTTCCGGGCACGACGAGTTCGCCCGCTATACGGAGAGCGCCGAGGTGTACCAGCAAAACATGGATCGGCTGGCGCTCAAGCTGGAGACCGCGCGCGCCGCGCTGCCCTCCCCCGTGGTGGACGAGACGGCGAGGTCGGCCGTGGGCCTGATCGCTTTCGGCTCCACGCATGCGGCGGTGGTGGAGGCGCGCGAGAGCCTGGCGGCGGCGAACAGGCCGGTGGACTACCTGCGCCTGCGCGCACTGCCTCTGGCCTCCGAGGTGGTCGAGTTCGTCTCCCGGCATGAACGGGTATACGTCGTCGAGCAAAACCGAGACGGCCAGGTGTACGACCTGGTCCGCCTGGCGGTGCCCGCACACCTGGTCGATCGAGTGAAGTCCATCCGCCACTACAACGGCCAGCCCATTCCGGCGGCCGCC